In Osmerus eperlanus chromosome 17, fOsmEpe2.1, whole genome shotgun sequence, a single genomic region encodes these proteins:
- the kcna1b gene encoding potassium voltage-gated channel subfamily A member 1, with the protein MTVVAGDNMDETSTLPGHPQDTYPPDQDDHECCERVVINISGLRFETQLKTLAQFPETLLGNPKKRMRYFDPLRNEYFFDRNRPSFDAILYYYQSGGRLRRPVNVPLDMFSEEIKFYELGAEAMEKFREDEGFIREEERPLPEKEFQRQIWLLFEHPESSGPARGIAIVSVMVILISIVIFCLETLPELKEDPAGRMHTVGNTTFYYKPNILTDPFFIVETLCIIWFSFELIVRFFACPSKAAFFKNMMNTIDIVAIIPYFITLGTELAEDADGKEIKGEQATSLAILRVIRLVRVFRIFKLSRHSKGLQILGQTLKASMRELGLLIFFLFIGVILFSSAVYFAEAEEKESFFTSIPDAFWWAVVSMTTVGYGDMYPVTIGGKIVGSLCAIAGVLTIALPVPVIVSNFNYFYHRETEGEEQAQLLNVSNQNLASDSNSSRRSSSIVSKSEYMEIDEDINNSIDNFREANLRTGNCTAPSQNCVNKGKLLTDV; encoded by the coding sequence ATGACCGTGGTGGCTGGAGATAACATGGACGAGACCTCCACCTTGCCGGGTCACCCGCAGGACACGTATCCCCCGGACCAGGATGACCACGAGTGCTGCGAGAGGGTGGTCATCAACATATCCGGGCTGCGGTTTGAAACCCAGCTCAAAACGCTCGCACAGTTTCCCGAGACTCTCCTGGGCAACCCGAAGAAAAGGATGCGGTACTTCGATCCACTTAGAAATGAATATTTCTTTGACCGAAACCGCCCGAGTTTTGACGCAATACTGTATTATTACCAGTCCGGAGGTAGGCTGAGAAGACCAGTTAATGTCCCTCTGGATATGTTCTCGGAAGAGATCAAGTTTTATGAACTTGGGGCAGAGGCTATGGAAAAATTTCGGGAAGATGAGGGTTTTATTAGGGAAGAGGAACGTCCATTGCCAGAGAAGGAGTTTCAGCGCCAAATCTGGCTTCTATTCGAGCACCCAGAGAGTTCGGGGCCTGCGCGAGGGATTGCAATTGTGTCTGTCATGGTCATCCTCATTTCAATAGTCATATTCTGCTTGGAGACACTACCCGAACTAAAAGAGGACCCGGCAGGTCGGATGCATACTGTTGGAAACACCACCTTTTATTACAAACCAAATATCCTCACCGACCCCTTCTTTATAGTGGAGACACTCTGTATTATCTGGTTTTCCTTTGAATTGATAGTCCGGTTTTTCGCATGCCCTAGCAAGGCAGCGTTCTTCAAGAACATGATGAACACCATTGATATAGTGGCTATTATACCCTACTTTATCACACTGGGAACCGAGTTGGCAGAAGATGCCGACGGCAAAGAGATAAAGGGCGAGCAGGCCACATCTCTAGCCATCCTCAGGGTCATTCGTCTTGTCCGGGTGTTCCGAATCTTCAAGCTGTCACGCCACTCCAAGGGACTTCAGATTTTGGGGCAAACGTTAAAGGCCAGCATGCGCGAGCTCGGCCTGCTCATTTTCTTCCTGTTTATCGGCGTGATATTGTTCTCGAGCGCCGTGTACTTTGCCGAGGCGGAGGAAAAAGAGTCATTCTTCACCAGCATCCCAGATGCGTTCTGGTGGGCTGTCGTATCCATGACAACTGTGGGCTATGGGGATATGTACCCTGTGACCATTGGAGGCAAGATTGTGGGCTCTCTATGTGCCATCGCTGGAGTGTTGACCATTGCGCTCCCTGTGCCTGTAATTGTGTCCAACTTCAACTATTTCTACCAcagggagacggagggggaggaACAGGCACAGTTACTAAACGTCAGTAACCAGAACCTGGCCTCTGACAGCAATTCCAGTCGTCGCAGTTCCTCTATTGTCAGCAAGTCGGAATACATGGAGATAGACGAGGACATTAATAACAGCATCGACAATTTTAGGGAAGCAAACCTTAGAACTGGCAACTGTACTGCCCCCAGCCAGAACTGTGTCAATAAGGGGAAGCTGCTCACTGACGTTTAA